In Delphinus delphis chromosome 18, mDelDel1.2, whole genome shotgun sequence, the following proteins share a genomic window:
- the MLNR gene encoding LOW QUALITY PROTEIN: motilin receptor (The sequence of the model RefSeq protein was modified relative to this genomic sequence to represent the inferred CDS: inserted 6 bases in 3 codons): MGSAENRSDGSEDAGEPPWAEVLPCDERRCSPFPLGALVPVTAVCLGLFAVGVSGNVMTVLLIGRYRDMRTTTSLYLGSMAVSDLLILLGLPFDLYRLWRSRPWVFGTLLCRLSLYXCTYATLLHMTALSLERYLAICRPLRARVLVTRRRVLMVIAALWAVALLSAGPFFFLVGVEQDPGRYAVQDLNGTAXSSPPRPAATATPRVLEAAAAAALFSQECRPSPAQRGALCVMLWVTTAYFFLPFLCLSVLYGLIGRELWRSRGPLRGPATSAREKGHQQMVRVLLVVVLAFIVCWQPFHVGRIIYINTKDSGMMYFYSTLTLXALQLFYLSASINPILYNLISKKYRAAAWKLLLARRSRQRGFCRSREAGGDPGGDMAGCTETSANVQTPATSMAKHSASSHSSGT; the protein is encoded by the exons ATGGGCAGCGCCGAGAACCGCAGCGACGGCTCGGAGGACGCGGGGGAGCCGCCGTGGGCAGAGGTGCTGCCTTGCGACGAGCGCCGTTGCTCGCCCTTCCCCCTGGGGGCGCTGGTGCCAGTGACCGCCGTGTGCCTGGGCCTGTTCGCCGTCGGGGTGAGCGGCAACGTGATGACGGTGCTGCTGATCGGGCGCTACCGGGACATGCGGACCACCACCAGCTTGTACCTGGGCAGCATGGCCGTGTCTGACCTGCTCATCCTGCTCGGGCTCCCCTTCGACCTGTACCGCCTCTGGCGCTCCCGGCCCTGGGTGTTCGGTACGCTGCTCTGCCGCCTCTCGCTCTA GTGCACCTACGCCACGCTGCTGCACATGACGGCGCTCAGCCTCGAGCGCTACCTCGCCATCTGTCGCCCGCTCCGGGCCCGCGTCCTCGTCACCCGCCGCCGCGTCCTTATGGTCATCGCCGCGCTCTGGGCCGTGGCGCTGCTCTCCGCCGGGCCCTTCTTCTTTCTGGTGGGCGTCGAGCAGGACCCCGGCCGCTACGCGGTCCAGGACCTTAACGGCACCGC TAGCTCACCCCCTCGCCCCGCCGCCACCGCCACTCCTCGGGTCCtcgaggcggcggcggccgcggcgctGTTCAGCCAGGAGTGCCGGCCGAGCCCGGCGCAGCGGGGCGCGCTGTGCGTCATGCTGTGGGTCACCACCGCCTACTTCTTCCTGCCCTTCCTGTGCCTCAGCGTCCTCTACGGGCTCATCGGGCGGGAGCTGTGGAGGAGCCGCGGGCCGCTGCGAGGCCCGGCCACCTCCGCTCGGGAGAAGGGACACCAGCAGATGGTCCGCGTCCTGC TGGTGGTGGTTCTGGCGTTTATAGTTTGCTGGCAGCCTTTCCACGTTGGCAGAATCATTTACATAAATACCAAAGATTCCGGGATGATGTACTTCTATAGTACTTTAACACT TGCCCTGCAACTTTTCTATCTGAGCGCATCCATCAACCCCATCCTCTACAACCTCATTTCAAAGAAGTATAGAGCAGCGGCCTGGAAACTGCTGCTAGCCAGGCGGTCCAGACAGAGAGGTTTCTGCAGAAgcagggaggctggaggggacCCTGGAGGAGACATGGCTGGCTGCACCGAGACCAGCGCTAATGTACAGACACCAGCAACCAGCATGGCCAAACACAGCGCCTCATCCCACAGCTCTGGGACTTAA